The Roseovarius sp. EL26 genome contains the following window.
GCGTGCTTGGCAAAGTCCGGTGGGCATGCTGGTGCACGACGAGGCCGGAATGATGGTCTCGTTCCGGGGCGCACTGTTGTTTGATCAAGAAATTGATCTGCCTAAGCCCCCGATCGCCTCTCCTTGTGAGACTTGTGACACGCAACCCTGTGTTTCGGCTTGCCCCGTTAACGCCCTGAGCGATCAGCACTTCTATGAGATCGACGCTTGCCATACCTATCTGGACACCCCGGCCGGGCAGACCTGCATGAGCCAAGGGTGCATTGCGCGCAGGTCTTGCCCAGTTAGCCAGACATTCGACCGCAACCCTGAACAATCGGCCATTCATATGAAATACTTTCACCGCACATGACATTACGCCTGATTCTGATGCGCCACGCCAAGTCCAGTTGGGATAATGCACTGCTGGAGGATCATGCGCGCACCCTCAATGGCCGTGGACGTCTCTCGGCCAAAGCTTTGGGTGATTGGATGCGGCAAAAATCCTATCATCCCGATCAGGTGCTATGTTCCAGTGCGATGCGCACGCGGGAAACTTTTGCCGGGCTAAACATTGCGGCCGATACCGCATTTCTGGATAGCCTCTATCTGGCCTCAAATGACCGAATGTTTACAGTTTTGCGGGGCGCATCTGAGGCGTTGGTTCTGATGTTGGGTCATAACCCGGGCATCAGTTGCTTTGCCGAACAACTTGTCGTCA
Protein-coding sequences here:
- a CDS encoding ferredoxin; protein product: MAAVSQAITYAAVDAAAKLNGLGIMGALHEDGRTICLLGPETGFWKVFKISPEMLDGAEDPFNRWSERIIARMADILNAEARFPFGGPPYEPFMRWAMDSGRAWQSPVGMLVHDEAGMMVSFRGALLFDQEIDLPKPPIASPCETCDTQPCVSACPVNALSDQHFYEIDACHTYLDTPAGQTCMSQGCIARRSCPVSQTFDRNPEQSAIHMKYFHRT